The Flavobacterium piscisymbiosum genome includes a region encoding these proteins:
- a CDS encoding DUF5004 domain-containing protein, translating into MRCKSIYWLAVTMCLFAIGCDNTEDGSYVDPITIYEKVNGNWGLTNLKMVDEFAKANNITPSEENLSTYFNYEDFKIKFNVDEKNNPTSYEVAGNVPPLFAPKGYWQLSSDFQPTTGNGPTKIYLYSDAQKTQKTDELILSSVPGKNGEMEIQLPRKSGGSVFISYVFKLTAIN; encoded by the coding sequence ATGAGATGTAAAAGTATTTACTGGTTAGCTGTTACAATGTGTTTATTTGCCATTGGTTGCGATAACACAGAAGACGGAAGCTACGTTGATCCGATTACCATTTATGAAAAAGTAAATGGAAACTGGGGATTAACAAATTTGAAGATGGTTGATGAATTTGCAAAGGCAAATAATATCACCCCAAGTGAAGAAAACTTGAGTACCTATTTCAACTACGAAGATTTTAAAATCAAATTTAATGTAGATGAAAAAAACAATCCAACAAGTTATGAAGTTGCAGGAAATGTACCTCCTTTATTTGCCCCAAAAGGATACTGGCAACTAAGCTCAGATTTTCAGCCTACAACAGGAAACGGGCCTACTAAAATCTATTTGTACAGCGACGCTCAAAAAACGCAAAAAACAGATGAACTTATATTATCATCTGTTCCGGGAAAAAACGGAGAAATGGAAATTCAGTTACCGCGTAAATCCGGAGGAAGCGTATTTATTTCTTATGTGTTTAAATTAACTGCTATTAATTAA
- a CDS encoding DUF6377 domain-containing protein has translation MRRIVILYFLLAGFSLSAKETNPVLEELDKVLLKKEIYLKQKYHKIETLKKNVSKFTLSQNNEQLYDTYMLLFEEYKSFKYDSAYYYLEQAKIKAIVLKEPIYLAKSRIKEGFVLLSSGLFKEAIDTLNVIDDKKLDQRNKFEFYSIKARAYYDLADYNKDQRFNIHYVQQGNHFLKKALELIGTNTNEYWAAESLKRLKQQDWRGAEFAFSYWINNYQLPSDYYGIATSSLGYIYSERGYTKKAIYYLALAAIADVKNATKETVALRNLANELFKMGYLDKANEYINIAMDDATFYNARHRKIEISSILPIIEKAQLNNVKEKNDKLEKIIILLTILTVIIILFSIIIFKQLKERNKARKIMAFSYAQLQEMNISLSEANAIKEEYITYFIKATSAFINKIDHIQKSTLHKIITKKTDEVIASLKRYNVKEERENLFHQFDEIFLKLFPTFVTDFNNLFPNDHKCVVKKGELLNTELRIFALYRLGIQDSNQMAEFLELSVATIYTYKTRIKSKSDFKDTFEEKIMAIKTI, from the coding sequence ATGCGAAGAATAGTAATTCTATATTTCTTACTTGCAGGTTTTTCTCTCTCTGCGAAAGAGACAAATCCTGTTCTGGAAGAATTAGATAAAGTACTCCTTAAAAAGGAAATCTACTTAAAACAGAAGTATCATAAAATAGAAACTTTAAAGAAAAACGTCTCTAAGTTTACTCTGAGCCAGAACAACGAACAGCTTTATGATACTTATATGCTGCTGTTTGAAGAATATAAATCTTTCAAATACGACTCGGCTTATTATTATTTAGAACAAGCCAAGATCAAAGCAATTGTGCTTAAAGAACCTATTTATTTGGCCAAAAGCCGAATAAAAGAAGGCTTTGTATTGCTTTCCTCAGGTCTCTTTAAAGAAGCTATTGATACTTTGAATGTTATCGACGATAAAAAACTCGATCAAAGAAATAAATTCGAATTTTATTCGATCAAAGCCCGCGCCTATTATGATCTGGCCGATTATAATAAAGATCAGCGTTTCAATATTCATTATGTTCAGCAAGGAAATCATTTCCTAAAAAAGGCGTTAGAATTAATAGGAACCAATACAAACGAATATTGGGCTGCAGAGAGTTTGAAACGCTTGAAACAGCAAGATTGGCGTGGCGCTGAATTTGCGTTTAGCTACTGGATCAACAATTACCAATTACCATCTGATTATTACGGAATTGCAACTTCAAGTCTCGGTTATATTTATTCTGAAAGAGGATATACAAAAAAGGCAATTTATTATTTGGCACTTGCGGCTATCGCCGATGTCAAAAATGCTACAAAAGAAACCGTTGCCCTTAGAAATTTAGCCAACGAACTCTTTAAAATGGGGTATCTGGACAAAGCCAATGAGTACATTAATATTGCTATGGATGATGCGACTTTTTATAATGCCAGACATCGTAAAATCGAAATTTCGTCGATATTGCCTATTATCGAAAAAGCACAATTAAACAATGTAAAAGAAAAAAATGATAAACTCGAAAAGATTATTATTCTCCTAACGATCCTTACGGTAATTATTATTTTGTTTTCGATTATCATTTTTAAACAATTAAAAGAAAGAAATAAAGCCAGAAAAATAATGGCTTTCTCATACGCGCAACTTCAGGAAATGAATATTAGTCTGAGTGAAGCCAATGCTATTAAAGAAGAATATATCACATATTTTATTAAAGCCACTTCGGCCTTTATCAATAAAATAGATCATATTCAGAAAAGTACACTTCATAAAATCATTACCAAGAAAACAGATGAAGTTATTGCAAGTTTAAAACGCTATAATGTAAAGGAAGAGCGCGAGAATCTTTTTCATCAATTTGATGAAATCTTCCTGAAGTTATTCCCCACTTTTGTAACCGATTTTAATAATTTATTCCCAAACGATCATAAATGCGTGGTAAAAAAAGGAGAACTTTTAAACACCGAATTGCGCATTTTCGCTTTGTATCGCTTAGGAATTCAGGACAGTAACCAAATGGCAGAATTCCTGGAACTTTCTGTAGCTACCATTTACACGTACAAAACCAGAATCAAAAGCAAATCAGATTTTAAGGATACTTTTGAAGAGAAGATTATGGCGATTAAAACTATCTAA
- a CDS encoding sterol desaturase family protein produces MKHINFLAFAMPAFFLFLFLEYKLAQRKKRPEIFNYESSVSNISIGIAERLINLFIAASFYQLYYLIYDNYRIFDIPSNVFVWFALILATDFVWYWYHRLGHEVNFFWAAHIVHHHSEEFNFTAAARITTFQAVVRTGFWCVLPLVGFHPSMVITMLIVHGAYSFFTHTQLIGRIKWLEYVFVTPSVHGVHHASDEKYLDKNYGDMFTFWDRLFGTFQEEEEKPKYGLTHPLKSYSFLWQHFHYYFEIYELWKRSEGFKAKWKAIFGSPAHMDQDIRPILEKRFLQDKANPHQRLRFKNYLYIQLGVCTLFLTVFTYYFEYLNVVDKVFVLSIILITLVNCGALLEQRKWMYYLEYARIFMITTYFLYVENLISFFFIPLAIMIFAEQLFSLSTRYQNVVLQLEVSE; encoded by the coding sequence ATGAAACATATTAATTTTCTAGCTTTTGCAATGCCTGCTTTTTTTCTGTTCTTATTTTTAGAATATAAATTAGCGCAACGCAAAAAGAGACCGGAAATTTTTAACTACGAAAGTTCAGTGTCTAATATTAGCATTGGTATTGCAGAACGACTGATCAATTTATTTATAGCCGCAAGTTTTTATCAGTTGTATTATTTGATATATGACAATTATAGAATTTTCGATATCCCAAGCAATGTTTTTGTTTGGTTTGCCTTGATTCTCGCGACCGATTTTGTTTGGTATTGGTACCACAGATTAGGTCATGAAGTCAATTTTTTCTGGGCAGCGCATATTGTGCATCATCATAGCGAAGAATTTAATTTTACGGCTGCTGCCAGAATTACTACTTTTCAGGCCGTTGTAAGAACCGGATTTTGGTGCGTACTTCCGTTGGTTGGTTTTCATCCGTCAATGGTCATTACGATGCTTATTGTTCACGGTGCTTATTCTTTCTTTACGCACACACAGCTTATAGGCCGAATAAAATGGCTGGAATATGTTTTTGTAACTCCATCGGTTCATGGCGTTCACCATGCTTCTGACGAGAAATATTTAGATAAAAATTATGGCGATATGTTTACCTTTTGGGATCGTCTTTTTGGAACTTTTCAGGAAGAAGAAGAAAAACCAAAATACGGTTTAACGCATCCGCTAAAAAGTTATAGTTTCCTTTGGCAGCACTTTCATTATTATTTTGAAATCTACGAATTATGGAAACGTTCTGAAGGCTTTAAAGCCAAATGGAAAGCCATTTTTGGAAGTCCAGCACACATGGATCAGGATATTCGTCCTATATTAGAAAAGCGATTTCTGCAGGATAAAGCCAATCCACATCAAAGGCTTCGGTTTAAGAATTATCTTTATATTCAGTTAGGGGTATGCACTTTGTTTCTAACGGTTTTTACCTATTATTTTGAATATTTGAATGTCGTTGATAAGGTTTTTGTGCTTTCGATTATCCTTATCACTTTAGTCAATTGTGGTGCTTTATTAGAACAGCGAAAATGGATGTATTATCTTGAATATGCCCGGATTTTTATGATTACGACGTACTTTTTATATGTGGAAAATTTAATTTCGTTTTTCTTTATTCCGCTAGCCATTATGATTTTTGCAGAGCAGTTATTTTCGTTAAGTACACGATATCAAAATGTTGTTTTGCAATTGGAGGTTTCAGAATAA
- a CDS encoding Glu/Leu/Phe/Val family dehydrogenase, with protein sequence MSTQLIKQNPFQSMIDRFNIAADILNLDESIRQKLQRPEKQIVVNFSITLDNGKEQNFEGYRVIHNTALGPSKGGIRYDNAVNLDEVKALAAWMTWKSAVTGIPFGGAKGGIICDPRTLSKSELEKITRAYTKALADIFGPEKDVPAPDMGTGPDEMGWLMDEFSLVHGKTIHAVVTGKHLHSGGSLGRVEATGRGVSIITLLALQKLKLRPARSTVAIQGFGNVGLHSALFLFEKGLKVVAVSDVSEAFYNPEGLNIPELILYYNLNNKSIKGYPNSVAIKHEDLLLLDVDVLIPAAKEDVITQKNANEIRAKIIVEGANGPVSSDADQILHHNNVLVVPDILANAGGVTVSYFEWLQNSLLESWRIHQINTRLEDILEKGFETVFRIAAKHNVTPRIAAYIIALQKVADTQSVKEVALAEPKFKQN encoded by the coding sequence ATGAGTACACAATTAATAAAACAGAATCCCTTTCAATCGATGATTGATCGCTTTAATATCGCTGCTGATATCTTAAATCTGGATGAATCTATCAGACAGAAACTGCAACGACCGGAAAAACAAATTGTTGTTAATTTTTCGATTACGTTAGATAACGGAAAAGAGCAAAATTTCGAGGGATATCGTGTTATTCACAATACAGCTTTAGGGCCATCAAAAGGAGGAATTCGATATGATAATGCCGTAAATCTTGACGAAGTAAAAGCGCTTGCTGCCTGGATGACTTGGAAATCTGCTGTAACCGGAATTCCGTTTGGAGGAGCAAAAGGCGGAATTATTTGTGACCCAAGAACGCTTTCTAAAAGTGAATTAGAGAAAATTACAAGAGCTTATACGAAAGCTTTAGCGGATATTTTTGGCCCGGAAAAAGATGTTCCTGCTCCGGACATGGGCACGGGGCCTGACGAAATGGGCTGGCTGATGGATGAGTTTTCATTGGTTCACGGCAAAACAATTCATGCTGTTGTAACCGGAAAACATTTGCATTCAGGAGGATCTTTGGGCAGGGTAGAAGCAACAGGAAGAGGTGTAAGTATTATTACCTTATTGGCGCTTCAAAAACTAAAATTAAGACCTGCGAGATCTACTGTGGCGATTCAGGGTTTTGGTAATGTTGGTTTGCATTCGGCTTTGTTTTTGTTCGAAAAAGGACTAAAAGTAGTCGCTGTTAGTGATGTTTCTGAAGCTTTTTACAATCCTGAAGGACTGAATATTCCGGAATTAATCTTGTATTATAATCTCAATAATAAAAGCATTAAAGGATATCCAAATTCAGTAGCCATAAAGCATGAAGATCTATTATTGCTGGATGTAGATGTGTTGATTCCGGCTGCTAAAGAAGATGTTATCACGCAAAAAAATGCCAATGAAATTCGCGCTAAAATTATTGTAGAAGGAGCAAACGGACCAGTTTCGTCTGATGCGGATCAAATATTACATCATAATAATGTATTGGTAGTTCCGGACATTTTAGCGAATGCCGGCGGAGTTACTGTTTCTTATTTCGAATGGCTTCAGAATTCGCTTTTAGAATCCTGGAGAATCCACCAGATTAATACACGCTTAGAAGATATTTTAGAAAAAGGTTTTGAAACTGTTTTTAGAATCGCTGCCAAACATAACGTAACGCCTCGTATTGCTGCTTATATTATTGCGTTGCAAAAAGTAGCCGATACACAATCTGTAAAAGAAGTTGCTTTGGCTGAGCCAAAATTTAAGCAGAACTAA
- a CDS encoding DMT family transporter, with protein sequence MLFLVLSILCSVIVGVIFKITRRYNGNPTQIVAFNYVVALGLCYFTFSPNLAEIDSKAPWNIYIAIGVLLPFVFLSLMASIKHIGIVKTDAAQRLSLFIPILAAWFIFKEEFNTYKVVGIVIGFLALLFILRKQSANTENKWFFPAAVLLGFGVIDILFKQVALYTSLPYPTSLFVVFCVALAVAIVISIYEIGIKKVKLEPKNILFGALVGIFNFGNILFYLKAHKAFAENPSTVFAGMNMGVIVLGSLVGLLFFKEKLSKINFIGIFLALISIVFIVISQFK encoded by the coding sequence ATGTTGTTTCTTGTTTTAAGTATTTTGTGTAGCGTAATTGTTGGTGTAATTTTTAAAATAACCAGAAGATACAATGGCAATCCAACGCAAATTGTGGCTTTTAATTACGTAGTTGCCTTAGGCCTCTGTTACTTTACTTTTAGCCCGAATTTGGCTGAAATAGATTCGAAAGCACCCTGGAATATTTATATTGCAATTGGGGTTTTATTACCTTTTGTTTTTCTGTCTTTAATGGCTTCAATAAAACACATTGGTATTGTAAAAACAGATGCGGCTCAGCGTTTATCATTATTCATACCTATACTGGCAGCGTGGTTTATTTTTAAGGAAGAATTCAATACTTATAAGGTTGTGGGAATTGTAATTGGCTTTCTGGCTCTTTTATTTATTCTAAGAAAACAATCTGCAAACACAGAAAATAAATGGTTTTTCCCGGCTGCAGTTTTATTGGGATTTGGAGTGATTGATATTCTTTTCAAACAAGTAGCACTTTACACGAGTTTGCCTTATCCAACCTCTTTATTTGTTGTTTTTTGTGTTGCTTTAGCGGTAGCGATAGTAATTTCTATTTATGAAATAGGGATTAAAAAAGTAAAATTAGAACCTAAAAACATCCTTTTTGGGGCTTTGGTGGGAATCTTTAATTTCGGAAATATTCTATTTTATTTAAAAGCTCATAAGGCTTTCGCCGAAAATCCTTCGACAGTTTTTGCCGGAATGAATATGGGAGTTATTGTTTTGGGAAGTCTTGTTGGTTTGCTTTTTTTCAAGGAAAAATTATCCAAAATTAATTTCATAGGGATCTTTTTAGCCTTGATTTCGATTGTTTTTATCGTTATTTCTCAATTTAAATAA
- a CDS encoding serine hydrolase, translated as MKLRLTLIALLVFTFGFSQKELSTKLEQYMDAQFGINDFSGTVLVSKNDSVLLKKAYGFANYEWKLKNTIDSKFSLASVSKQFTAVAILQLAEKKQLSLEDPLSKYFTGFPKGDKITLKMMLSHNSGLDMDFDELYLTKTDLNKDSVYTYLAKKPLLFEPGTSTAYSNIGYYLLAQIIEKVSGQSYAAYLKQNVFDKAKMYNSGVSTNDEIVAKMTQRYYFNDNKLVKNPYINWNFNLGHDGIYSTVEDLNLWNKTLFDSQTLLTEESQKKMFTSYNDHNFGFGVVINPFYNQNHELIAHDGGFFGAMTSFNKYIEDKVFITVLSNNQSKSYYIAYGLAGICFGKEVENPYKHIQTAIDTKVYDQYIGDYGDIKILKKDNKLYYNDYSIELLPESATKFFRSDNNNTTVEFITNKKRKITQLEIKKAGIKEIKNKTKGV; from the coding sequence ATGAAATTAAGATTGACTCTAATCGCATTGTTGGTATTTACTTTTGGATTTTCACAAAAAGAACTTAGTACTAAATTAGAACAATATATGGATGCACAATTTGGCATTAATGATTTTAGTGGTACTGTATTGGTTTCTAAGAACGATTCTGTACTACTTAAAAAAGCGTATGGTTTTGCTAATTATGAGTGGAAATTAAAAAATACCATAGATTCTAAATTTAGTTTAGCTTCGGTTTCAAAGCAATTTACAGCTGTTGCTATTTTGCAACTGGCAGAAAAAAAGCAACTTTCCTTAGAGGATCCTCTTAGTAAATATTTTACTGGTTTTCCTAAAGGAGACAAAATAACCTTAAAGATGATGTTAAGCCACAATTCTGGTCTGGATATGGATTTTGATGAGTTGTATTTGACTAAAACAGATCTTAATAAAGATTCGGTTTACACGTATCTGGCAAAAAAGCCTTTGTTGTTTGAGCCTGGAACGAGCACGGCTTACAGTAATATTGGCTATTATTTATTGGCACAAATTATAGAGAAGGTATCCGGACAATCGTATGCAGCGTATTTAAAACAAAATGTATTCGATAAAGCAAAAATGTATAATTCAGGAGTTTCGACTAACGATGAAATAGTAGCTAAAATGACTCAGCGCTATTATTTTAACGATAATAAATTAGTAAAAAATCCGTACATCAACTGGAACTTTAATCTGGGACACGACGGTATTTATTCGACTGTTGAAGATTTGAATTTATGGAATAAAACCTTATTTGATAGCCAAACTTTATTGACAGAGGAATCACAAAAGAAAATGTTTACGTCGTATAATGACCATAATTTTGGTTTTGGAGTTGTAATTAATCCGTTTTATAATCAAAATCATGAGTTAATTGCGCATGATGGAGGTTTTTTTGGAGCGATGACTTCGTTTAATAAATACATTGAAGATAAAGTTTTTATTACGGTGTTATCCAACAACCAATCAAAGTCATATTACATTGCTTATGGTCTTGCCGGAATATGTTTTGGGAAGGAAGTAGAAAATCCATACAAACATATTCAAACAGCAATAGACACTAAAGTTTATGATCAGTATATTGGTGATTATGGAGATATTAAAATCTTAAAGAAAGATAACAAGTTGTATTACAATGATTATAGTATCGAATTGCTGCCGGAATCTGCAACCAAATTTTTCCGCTCAGACAATAATAATACTACCGTAGAATTTATTACAAATAAAAAAAGAAAAATTACACAGTTAGAAATAAAAAAGGCTGGAATAAAAGAAATAAAAAATAAAACCAAAGGAGTTTAA
- a CDS encoding MarR family winged helix-turn-helix transcriptional regulator, with protein sequence MKLENPTGTALYSIEKAIKEYRKLAQKNISKVVKDITVDQCLVLIILNDNQNISQNELANLVFKDNASITRMIELMVKNEYLNRTIHLEDRRKFNLVVTNKGIKTLELILPVIKINRQTALDGLSLEEIALLDKTLNKIIVNCKNK encoded by the coding sequence ATGAAACTTGAAAATCCAACCGGAACTGCACTGTATTCAATAGAAAAAGCAATAAAAGAATATCGAAAACTGGCTCAAAAAAATATTAGCAAAGTTGTAAAAGATATTACTGTAGATCAATGTTTAGTATTGATTATTTTAAATGACAACCAGAATATTTCTCAAAATGAACTGGCGAATCTTGTATTCAAAGACAATGCTTCGATTACAAGAATGATCGAACTGATGGTTAAAAATGAATATTTAAACCGAACGATTCATCTGGAAGATCGTCGAAAATTTAACCTTGTAGTCACCAATAAAGGAATAAAAACGCTAGAACTAATACTGCCGGTTATTAAAATTAACAGGCAAACAGCACTTGATGGATTGTCGCTGGAAGAAATAGCATTGCTTGATAAAACACTCAACAAAATAATCGTTAATTGTAAAAATAAATAG
- a CDS encoding 2OG-Fe(II) oxygenase, whose product MENGFEDLIASYIENKVGISEHFLSPELANHLKQNLLDLNEKSLLMAAGIGNSEKVSYDGAIRSDSIYWLDKKHNNVFENEFFAQIDAFIIYLNESCYAGITGYEFHYSLYETGDFYLKHLDQFKNNPSRKYSMISYLNSNWQESDGGELMIHQENNNQKIAPTQGKTVFFKSNELVHEVLVTQNTRMSITGWLKSD is encoded by the coding sequence ATGGAAAATGGTTTCGAAGATCTGATTGCGAGTTATATTGAAAACAAAGTGGGGATATCAGAACATTTTTTAAGTCCTGAACTAGCGAATCATTTAAAACAAAATTTACTCGACTTAAACGAGAAAAGTTTGTTGATGGCTGCCGGAATCGGGAATTCAGAGAAAGTGTCTTATGACGGTGCAATTAGAAGTGATTCGATTTATTGGCTGGATAAAAAACATAACAATGTGTTTGAAAATGAGTTCTTTGCTCAAATCGATGCCTTTATTATTTATTTGAATGAAAGCTGTTATGCCGGAATTACGGGCTACGAATTTCATTATTCTTTGTACGAAACGGGAGATTTTTACCTGAAACATTTAGATCAGTTTAAGAATAATCCAAGCCGTAAATATTCTATGATCAGTTATCTTAACAGCAATTGGCAGGAAAGCGATGGGGGAGAATTAATGATTCATCAGGAAAATAACAATCAAAAAATAGCACCTACTCAGGGCAAAACAGTTTTCTTTAAAAGCAACGAACTGGTTCATGAAGTTTTGGTGACTCAAAATACAAGAATGAGTATTACAGGCTGGTTGAAAAGTGATTAG
- a CDS encoding AAA family ATPase, with product MEIKNINTLGQLKASGYKSISIKDELRNNLREKIKSGKPVFEGVHGFENTVIPELERAILSRHNINLLGLRGQAKTRLARKMVELLDEYIPFVAGSEINDDPLNPISRFAKDLIDEKDDETPISWLHRNERFFEKLATPDVTVADLIGDVDPIKAANLKLSYADDRVIHFGMIPRANRCIFVINELPDLQARIQVALFNILQEGDIQIRGFKLRMPLDMQLIFTANPEDYTNRGSIVTPLKDRIGSQILTHYPESVAIARTITEQEAKLDETQHKLVYVPSLAKDILEQISFEARDSEYIDNKSGVSARMSITAFENLMSTAERRALKAGVDKTTLRLSDFIGIIPAITGKVELVYEGEQEGAAFVAHNLIGSAIRTLFPTLLPKIEKLEKPDAKTPYSDLIEWFFAESGFELLDDASDKEYQAILDEVAPLDALLKKYQPQLDKKDEYFFKEFILWGLVEYKKISKDRFAQGHQFKDMYGSYISKL from the coding sequence ATGGAAATAAAAAATATAAACACGTTAGGACAATTAAAAGCCTCAGGATATAAAAGTATAAGTATCAAAGACGAATTGCGAAATAATCTTCGTGAGAAAATCAAATCCGGGAAACCGGTTTTCGAAGGTGTTCATGGTTTCGAAAATACCGTAATTCCAGAATTGGAGCGTGCAATTTTATCTCGTCACAACATCAATTTATTAGGACTTCGAGGTCAGGCAAAAACACGTTTGGCGCGTAAAATGGTCGAATTATTAGACGAATATATTCCGTTTGTAGCAGGTTCTGAAATCAATGACGATCCGTTGAATCCGATTTCTCGTTTTGCAAAAGACTTAATTGACGAAAAAGATGATGAAACTCCAATTTCGTGGTTGCACAGAAACGAACGTTTCTTCGAGAAATTAGCTACTCCAGATGTAACAGTAGCCGATTTAATTGGAGATGTTGACCCTATAAAAGCAGCAAATCTTAAGTTATCTTATGCTGATGATCGTGTAATTCACTTTGGAATGATCCCGAGAGCAAATCGTTGTATTTTTGTAATCAACGAATTACCTGATTTACAAGCCAGAATTCAAGTTGCATTGTTTAATATTTTGCAGGAAGGCGATATCCAGATTAGAGGATTTAAACTGAGAATGCCACTTGATATGCAATTAATCTTTACGGCCAATCCGGAAGATTACACGAATCGAGGAAGTATTGTAACACCACTAAAAGATAGAATTGGATCTCAAATCCTGACGCATTATCCTGAAAGCGTTGCTATTGCGAGAACAATTACTGAACAAGAAGCAAAACTTGACGAAACACAGCATAAATTAGTATATGTGCCAAGTTTAGCCAAAGATATTTTAGAGCAAATAAGTTTTGAAGCTCGTGACAGCGAATACATCGACAATAAAAGCGGTGTAAGTGCGAGAATGAGTATTACTGCTTTCGAGAATTTAATGAGCACGGCAGAACGTCGCGCCTTAAAAGCCGGAGTAGATAAAACGACTTTACGTTTGTCTGATTTCATTGGGATTATTCCTGCAATTACCGGAAAAGTCGAATTGGTTTATGAAGGAGAGCAGGAGGGAGCGGCATTTGTTGCGCACAATTTAATAGGTTCAGCTATCAGAACGTTATTTCCAACACTTTTGCCTAAGATAGAAAAGCTTGAAAAACCAGATGCAAAAACGCCATATTCAGACTTAATTGAATGGTTTTTCGCCGAAAGTGGTTTCGAATTATTAGATGATGCTTCGGATAAGGAATATCAGGCTATTTTGGATGAAGTAGCTCCGTTAGATGCTTTATTGAAGAAATACCAGCCTCAATTGGATAAAAAGGACGAATATTTCTTTAAAGAATTTATTTTATGGGGATTGGTAGAATATAAAAAAATAAGCAAAGATCGCTTTGCACAAGGACATCAGTTTAAAGATATGTACGGAAGTTATATTAGTAAATTATAA
- a CDS encoding vWA domain-containing protein, with amino-acid sequence MKNEFKKGFYFKTYEAPFQSPFEKLFGIFKELITHTSGDFDEAIDWLRELDKEYKLTDENYTIDDFIEDLKKKGYIKDEVKEDGTGGFGITAKTERAIRQQALDQIFGNLKRSGTGNHKTKHAGNGDEHTGEFREFNFGDGLERISLTESLRNAQINNGVESFMLTENDLVVEETQYKAQMSTVLMIDISHSMILYGEDRITPAKKVAMALAELITTRYPKDTLDILVFGNDAWTIPIKDLPYLQVGPYHTNTVAGLQLAMDILRRKRNTNKQIFMITDGKPSCVRERDGSYYMNSNGLDEYIVDKCYTQAQQARKLHIPITTFMIANDPYLQRFVNHFTEANQGKAFYTGLKGLGEMIFEDYETNRKKRVR; translated from the coding sequence ATGAAAAACGAATTTAAAAAAGGTTTTTATTTTAAAACGTACGAAGCCCCATTTCAGTCTCCGTTTGAAAAACTTTTTGGCATTTTCAAAGAGCTAATCACCCATACTTCGGGGGATTTTGATGAAGCTATAGACTGGCTTCGGGAGTTGGACAAAGAATATAAACTGACCGACGAAAACTACACAATCGATGATTTTATCGAAGATTTAAAAAAGAAAGGTTACATAAAAGACGAGGTCAAAGAAGATGGAACAGGAGGTTTTGGAATCACTGCTAAAACAGAACGCGCCATTCGTCAACAAGCTTTAGATCAAATTTTCGGAAATTTAAAACGTTCCGGAACAGGAAATCACAAAACCAAACATGCCGGAAATGGCGATGAACATACCGGAGAATTCCGCGAATTTAATTTTGGAGATGGTTTAGAACGTATTTCGTTAACCGAAAGTTTACGAAATGCCCAAATCAATAATGGTGTAGAAAGTTTCATGCTAACCGAAAATGATTTGGTTGTCGAAGAAACCCAATACAAAGCCCAAATGAGTACGGTTTTAATGATCGACATCAGTCACAGTATGATTTTATACGGTGAAGACAGAATCACGCCGGCCAAAAAAGTGGCTATGGCTTTGGCCGAATTAATCACAACTCGTTATCCAAAAGATACGCTGGATATTTTGGTTTTTGGTAATGATGCCTGGACAATCCCAATTAAAGATTTGCCTTATTTGCAAGTGGGACCTTATCACACAAATACGGTTGCAGGACTTCAGTTGGCAATGGATATTTTGCGTAGAAAACGAAATACCAACAAGCAAATTTTCATGATTACCGACGGGAAACCAAGTTGCGTGCGCGAACGTGACGGTTCGTATTACATGAACAGTAACGGACTCGACGAATATATTGTAGATAAATGCTACACTCAGGCGCAACAAGCCAGAAAATTACACATACCCATTACAACATTTATGATTGCAAACGACCCGTATTTGCAGCGTTTTGTTAATCATTTTACCGAAGCCAATCAAGGAAAAGCATTTTATACCGGACTAAAAGGTTTGGGTGAAATGATTTTTGAAGATTATGAGACGAATAGGAAGAAGAGAGTTAGGTAG